The following coding sequences are from one Triticum dicoccoides isolate Atlit2015 ecotype Zavitan chromosome 4A, WEW_v2.0, whole genome shotgun sequence window:
- the LOC119284768 gene encoding uncharacterized protein LOC119284768 translates to MQQKHARYAPLLQPKEGARCDTTGHGPAGHYRCGYHLTGARLRQPTPAANSDPPNPGAGSGGSAVLRSSGERVPKTALPPYVAFIDTEPLIGEAAKNQACHG, encoded by the exons ATGCAACAGAAACATGCAAGGTACGCGCCACTGCTCCAGCCAAAGGAGGGCGCAAGGTGCGACACGACGGGGCATGGTCCAGCTGGGCATTACAGGTGCGGGTACCACCTCACCGGGGCGCGACTCCGACAGCCAACACCGGCGGCCAACTCTGATCCACCGAACCCAGGCGCGGGCTCCGGCGGGAGTGCGGTTCTGCGTTCATCAGGAGAGCGCGTGCCGAAGACAGCGCTGCCCCCGTACGTCGCCTTCATCGACACCGAGCCCCTCATCGGCGAGGCCGCCAAGAACCAG GCTTGCCACGGTTGA